The Cellulomonas sp. S1-8 genomic sequence CCGCCGCCTCGAGCTCGACGAGGACGTGCTGGCCTCGGAGATGGCGGGCAACCAGCGCAACCGCGCCGTCGCGCACCTGCTGGCGAGCCACGGCCGGCTGCCGCAGGACCCGGCGGAGGTCGTCGACGTCTACACGCGCCAGTGCAGCCTGCTCGTCACCGCGCGCGACGTCGCCGTCATGGGCGCGACGCTCGCCGACGGCGGCGTGAACCCGCTGACGGGGGAGCGGGTCGTCGCGGCGGACGTGTGCCGCGACACCCTGGCCGTGCTCGCCACCGCCGGCATGTACGAATGGTCAGGACGGTGGCTCTACGAGGTCGGGCTGCCCGCCAAGTCGGGCGTCGCGGGCGGGCTCGTCGCCGTCACGCCCGGCAAGGCCGGGATCGGCGCGTTCTCACCGCGGCTCGACGGCGCGGGCAGCACGGTGCGCGGGCAGCGCGCGGTCGCGCACCTGGCGCGCTCGCTCGGGCTCAACCTGTTCGCGTCGGACGCGCACCCGTCGCACCGCGCCTGACGCTCACTCCACGGTGAGCGAGCTGCCGTCGACCTCCACGGTCAGGCCGGCGGCGTCGGGGGCCTCGTCCGGCAGGGCGACGACGCTGGTGGTCGGGGCCATGTCCATGGTGCAGGCCCGGTCGGCGTACGCCTCGTTGTCGGTGAGCTCGATCTGCAGCACCTCGGCGGTGGCGTCCCACATGACGTCGGTGGGCAGGACGGGGCAGGTGCTGCTGCCGAAGGTCACGACGAGGAGCTGCCGCGGGTCGTCGCCCGCGTGGACGGTGGTGCCGTCACCTTCGACGCCGTCGGGCGCCCCGGGGAACATCGTCTCGGCGACGTTCGGGATCTCGGCGGGGGCGGCGCTCTCGGCGGGGTCCGCCGTGGCGGTGTCGTCCATGCCGGTGTCCTGGGCGCCGGGCTCCTCGCTGCTCGCGCAGCCCGCCAGCAGGAGGGCTGTCACGGCCCCGGTCATCGTCATCGCTGCTCGTCGCACGGCACGAACCCCCTCGTCGCGCGGCCACCCGGCCAGCAGCCGTTCCCGGACAT encodes the following:
- the glsA gene encoding glutaminase A — protein: MHPVPVPQVASTGALPPWERVEELVQEAHAAYRDDDSGEVADYIPVLAHADPDLFGLCVCEVDGGMHVAGDVDHAFSVQSISKAFVLALVTQARGHDAVREQLGVDSTGQPFDSIVAVEQAGGHPRNAMVNAGALVATALVPGGSVDERWAAVHDGLSRFAGRRLELDEDVLASEMAGNQRNRAVAHLLASHGRLPQDPAEVVDVYTRQCSLLVTARDVAVMGATLADGGVNPLTGERVVAADVCRDTLAVLATAGMYEWSGRWLYEVGLPAKSGVAGGLVAVTPGKAGIGAFSPRLDGAGSTVRGQRAVAHLARSLGLNLFASDAHPSHRA